Proteins encoded within one genomic window of uncultured Desulfobacter sp.:
- a CDS encoding DegT/DnrJ/EryC1/StrS family aminotransferase: MNNYFVHPTTELDANVTIGNDTKIWHFSHIMNNTIIGSNCNLGQNVVAGPDVSIGNGCKIQNNVSLYKGVTLEDDVFCGPSMVFTNVFNPRSHIKRMDEVRPTLVKKGASLGANCTIVCGVTIGRYAFVGAGAVVTKDVPDYALVMGNPAKQTGWVCECGEKLNQVFECPVCGKTINPVSDSDESAKPIAFVDLAAQQKLILPEIEKNIRTVLGHGKYIMGPEVNELEKRLADFAQTRYAVACASGTDALLMALMACGIGSGDAVFTTPFTFIATAEVIKLLGALPVFVDIDYSTFNISAHKLKAAVQKVSQTGQLRPKAIIPVDLFGLPCDYDQINQIASEYNLIVIEDAAQSFGAEYKGRMAGSLGHVGCTSFFPAKPLGCYGDGGAVFTNSDEIAEKLLSIRIHGKGTDKYDNIRLGINGRLDTLQAAILLPKLEIFPKELESRRNVAKRYTELLSSKKDLLTLPEVFPGLKSAWAQYSILAADTEARNNIQDSLKEKDIPTSVYYPTPLHLQTAFADLGYKKGDFPVSEDCSSIIFSIPMHPYLTQNEQAKICSFIHTTLMNP, encoded by the coding sequence ATGAATAATTATTTTGTCCATCCAACAACTGAATTAGATGCCAATGTAACAATCGGCAACGATACCAAAATATGGCACTTTTCCCATATTATGAATAACACGATCATTGGTAGCAACTGCAATCTTGGGCAGAATGTTGTTGCAGGGCCTGATGTTTCTATTGGAAACGGCTGCAAGATCCAGAATAATGTCTCTTTGTATAAAGGCGTCACCCTGGAGGACGATGTCTTTTGCGGTCCTTCAATGGTTTTTACCAACGTCTTTAATCCGAGATCCCATATAAAACGGATGGACGAAGTTCGGCCTACCTTGGTTAAAAAAGGTGCCAGCCTTGGGGCCAACTGTACCATTGTCTGTGGTGTCACTATTGGAAGATATGCGTTTGTGGGGGCAGGAGCGGTTGTAACAAAAGATGTGCCCGATTATGCACTGGTCATGGGAAATCCAGCAAAACAGACAGGCTGGGTGTGCGAATGCGGAGAAAAATTAAACCAGGTATTCGAATGCCCTGTATGTGGAAAAACAATCAACCCCGTATCTGATAGTGATGAATCTGCTAAGCCAATAGCCTTTGTGGATCTGGCGGCCCAGCAGAAATTAATTCTGCCAGAGATTGAAAAAAATATTAGAACCGTTTTAGGGCACGGCAAATACATCATGGGGCCGGAAGTGAACGAACTGGAAAAAAGGCTGGCTGATTTTGCTCAGACACGCTATGCTGTCGCCTGTGCCTCCGGTACCGATGCTCTGCTCATGGCGCTCATGGCATGTGGTATCGGTTCAGGGGATGCTGTATTTACTACACCGTTTACTTTTATCGCCACAGCAGAAGTGATAAAACTTCTTGGCGCACTCCCTGTGTTTGTTGACATTGATTATTCAACCTTTAATATTTCTGCTCACAAGTTGAAAGCAGCTGTTCAAAAAGTATCCCAGACCGGTCAACTAAGGCCGAAGGCCATTATTCCCGTAGATCTTTTCGGCCTTCCCTGCGATTATGATCAGATAAATCAAATTGCGTCTGAATATAATTTGATAGTTATTGAAGATGCCGCCCAGTCCTTTGGAGCTGAATATAAGGGCCGAATGGCAGGTTCTCTTGGACATGTCGGATGTACCTCATTTTTTCCTGCAAAACCCCTTGGCTGTTATGGTGATGGAGGGGCCGTATTTACAAATTCAGACGAAATTGCAGAAAAACTTTTATCCATTCGAATTCATGGTAAGGGAACTGATAAGTATGACAATATTCGTTTGGGAATAAATGGGCGTTTAGATACGTTGCAGGCGGCGATTCTTCTTCCTAAACTTGAAATTTTCCCTAAAGAACTGGAATCCCGGCGCAATGTAGCCAAAAGGTATACCGAGTTATTATCCTCAAAAAAGGATTTGTTGACTCTTCCTGAAGTTTTTCCTGGGCTGAAAAGCGCCTGGGCCCAATACTCTATCCTGGCAGCAGATACAGAAGCACGAAATAATATTCAGGACAGTCTGAAAGAAAAAGATATTCCAACTTCTGTCTACTACCCAACTCCTCTGCATCTGCAGACCGCCTTTGCTGATTTAGGGTATAAAAAAGGTGACTTTCCTGTATCTGAAGATTGTTCATCTATAATATTCAGTATCCCAATGCATCCTTATTTGACACAGAATGAGCAGGCAAAAATTTGTTCTTTCATCCATACAACTTTAATGAACCCGTAA
- a CDS encoding Gfo/Idh/MocA family oxidoreductase: MKRFALIGAAGYVAPRHMKAIKETGNELVAALDPNDSVGIIDSYFPKADFFTEFERFDRHIDKQRRKGQKIDYISICSPNYLHDSHIRFALRNDANAICEKPLVLNPWNIDGLEEIESENGTRVYNILQLRLHPSLIALKQQVDESKQENKYEIDLTYITSRGHWYFTSWKGYNEKSGGIPTNIGIHFYDMLAWIFGKVQGNEVHLLEANKAAGYLELENARVRWFLSVDEKTLPENIRKAGQRTYRSITVNGKEIEFSGGFTDLHTLSYKGILKGEGFGLKEARPSIETVYEIRNAVPDMKKGELHPFMQK; the protein is encoded by the coding sequence ATGAAAAGATTCGCATTGATAGGTGCGGCGGGTTATGTTGCACCAAGGCACATGAAAGCAATAAAAGAGACAGGAAATGAGTTGGTTGCTGCGCTTGATCCTAATGACAGCGTTGGTATCATCGACAGCTATTTTCCAAAGGCAGATTTTTTTACGGAATTTGAGCGTTTTGATAGGCACATTGATAAACAAAGGCGTAAGGGGCAAAAAATTGATTATATCAGCATCTGTTCCCCGAACTATCTCCATGATTCACATATCAGATTTGCTTTGAGGAATGACGCCAATGCGATTTGCGAAAAGCCATTAGTTTTAAATCCATGGAATATAGACGGCCTTGAAGAGATAGAGTCGGAAAACGGAACTCGAGTATATAATATTCTCCAGTTACGGCTCCATCCTTCTTTGATTGCCTTAAAACAGCAGGTGGATGAGAGCAAGCAAGAAAACAAATATGAGATTGATCTGACATATATAACCTCCAGAGGTCATTGGTATTTTACTTCATGGAAGGGATATAATGAAAAATCGGGTGGCATCCCTACCAACATAGGCATTCATTTTTATGACATGCTGGCCTGGATTTTTGGGAAGGTGCAGGGCAATGAAGTTCATCTGCTTGAAGCCAACAAAGCTGCAGGATATCTTGAACTTGAGAATGCACGGGTTAGATGGTTTTTAAGTGTGGATGAAAAGACGCTGCCTGAAAACATCCGGAAAGCAGGTCAGAGGACATATCGATCCATAACCGTAAATGGAAAAGAAATCGAGTTCAGCGGCGGGTTCACTGACCTGCATACTTTAAGCTACAAGGGTATTCTCAAAGGGGAAGGATTTGGGCTAAAAGAAGCCCGGCCAAGCATTGAGACGGTTTATGAAATTCGAAATGCTGTACCAGACATGAAAAAGGGGGAGTTGCACCCCTTTATGCAGAAATAA
- a CDS encoding Wzz/FepE/Etk N-terminal domain-containing protein codes for MQNKIDFDQHRCDDDEIDLFELFVVLWKRKWIIFAIIIVATVASVIISFMQPKIYCVDAIIQPGRDADGKLVISPKVVVEIINSGAYDRSIAKALTTPVAQIPKFKSSVLKGTDMVKIALEYSEPQAAKKIMIELLNTISAAIQKELDLSIKKTEIQMKEVMLNRNMLKESVTQAKKQAAEIKSKINDLEKKTLEAMNNPNSDALTGLLYTNEIQKGQVYLNKLNDKVVKQEESYQITSLTLEKFRLKLESITSTVIIKEPTIPEKHIKPNKKLIIVLTFVASFMVAVLLAFLLEVVGKVKEFVVD; via the coding sequence ATGCAAAATAAAATCGACTTTGACCAGCATCGGTGTGACGATGACGAAATTGACCTTTTTGAACTGTTTGTAGTTTTATGGAAGCGTAAATGGATAATATTTGCTATTATCATTGTTGCGACTGTGGCTTCTGTTATCATTAGCTTTATGCAGCCTAAAATTTATTGCGTTGATGCCATTATACAGCCAGGCAGGGATGCTGATGGCAAGTTAGTTATAAGTCCGAAGGTGGTCGTTGAGATAATTAATAGCGGTGCCTATGATAGAAGTATTGCCAAAGCGCTCACTACCCCGGTTGCTCAAATACCTAAATTTAAATCGTCTGTTCTCAAAGGAACAGATATGGTCAAAATTGCGTTGGAATACTCCGAACCGCAAGCTGCAAAAAAAATTATGATTGAGTTGCTGAATACTATTTCTGCTGCGATTCAAAAGGAATTGGATCTTTCGATTAAAAAGACTGAAATTCAGATGAAAGAAGTCATGCTTAACCGCAATATGTTAAAAGAGAGCGTTACTCAGGCAAAAAAACAGGCTGCCGAAATCAAATCCAAAATAAATGATCTGGAGAAAAAGACGCTTGAGGCGATGAATAACCCCAATAGTGATGCGTTGACCGGGTTGCTGTATACAAACGAGATCCAGAAGGGACAAGTCTATTTGAATAAATTGAATGACAAAGTGGTTAAACAGGAGGAAAGCTATCAAATAACAAGCCTGACACTTGAAAAGTTTCGCCTTAAACTTGAAAGCATCACAAGCACTGTCATCATCAAAGAACCGACCATCCCGGAAAAACATATCAAGCCAAATAAAAAGCTGATCATCGTTTTGACTTTTGTTGCTAGTTTCATGGTAGCCGTATTATTGGCGTTTTTGCTTGAGGTCGTTGGGAAGGTGAAGGAGTTTGTTGTGGATTGA
- a CDS encoding OmpA family protein, protein MGTLPLKSIFPGRMVFFLIPLYLTLLYYASIANGAYQTFNPDPETYSVIELEGILGDYQNQLDALDEQIHDTRKDLEWLIVKINKISDSGKNIPKLLHDSADLKETKIHRLEAQKKYLESTVATYRKVYDIKKNDEKKTTQIRVESTPDMKVNAEGAGKSNISAKLSNIEQAVKNAGLEDWVDVITADGSCAKINNTLPILFSSGSATLAKEYKSFLKKLARFLKPYDVKVYVNGYADPDPIHTKKYPSNLELGASRAANVVHEMVKNGLKPDIFKIGSTGEYRFASKMESSTKSFQRRAQLTVVFSG, encoded by the coding sequence ATGGGAACTCTTCCCTTGAAATCAATATTCCCAGGCAGAATGGTGTTTTTTTTGATACCTTTGTATCTAACACTCCTTTATTATGCCAGCATTGCAAATGGTGCTTATCAAACATTCAATCCTGATCCGGAAACGTATTCAGTTATAGAACTTGAGGGAATCCTTGGCGACTACCAAAACCAGCTGGACGCTTTGGATGAACAAATCCATGATACGCGTAAGGACCTTGAGTGGTTAATTGTCAAGATAAACAAAATATCTGATTCCGGAAAAAACATTCCCAAATTACTTCATGACTCGGCTGATTTGAAAGAGACAAAAATTCACAGGCTTGAGGCGCAAAAAAAATATCTTGAAAGTACTGTTGCAACATACCGGAAAGTTTATGATATAAAAAAAAATGATGAAAAGAAGACAACGCAGATTCGGGTTGAGTCCACACCGGACATGAAAGTAAATGCTGAAGGCGCTGGCAAATCCAATATCTCGGCAAAACTTTCAAACATTGAACAAGCCGTTAAAAATGCCGGCCTTGAAGATTGGGTAGATGTCATAACTGCAGACGGCAGCTGCGCAAAGATTAACAATACCCTGCCGATCCTTTTTTCTTCGGGCAGCGCAACTCTGGCCAAGGAATACAAATCTTTTTTAAAGAAATTGGCACGATTTCTTAAACCCTATGATGTTAAAGTCTATGTCAACGGATATGCAGACCCGGATCCCATCCATACGAAAAAATATCCATCCAATCTGGAACTCGGCGCATCCCGGGCCGCCAACGTTGTTCATGAAATGGTGAAAAATGGCCTGAAGCCCGACATTTTTAAAATCGGTTCAACTGGAGAGTATCGGTTCGCCTCCAAAATGGAGTCATCAACGAAAAGTTTCCAGCGCCGTGCGCAACTCACGGTTGTATTTAGTGGGTAA